One part of the Macrobrachium rosenbergii isolate ZJJX-2024 chromosome 3, ASM4041242v1, whole genome shotgun sequence genome encodes these proteins:
- the LOC136850960 gene encoding outer dense fiber protein 2-like, whose protein sequence is MFLQLVLCCVVYGMVANEFALLMDKILNCCYLNCGPAVDVGNIIEIEEVVRETTLNPVKSSSRMSGLPADDADGAVICRQYNRMMAELQDVKQELKELKLEKEARDENERKALEALREKFVDKEEKLVAEYEKKIFVMDDKIEDLLQIKKECLQENKHLKDQVKALNERLESEKMMKGAAEAMLIEYKSENKLVAEYEKKIFLMDDKIEDLLQLKKECLRENKQLKDQVKVLNERLESQMMKGPAEPMLTEYKSENKLVAEYEKKILSMDDKIEDLLRMKKECLQENKQLKDQVKTLNERLEREKMMKGAAEATLTEYKSENKLVAEYEKKIFLMDDKIQDLLRMKNECLHEKKQLENQVRALDGRTEKDQLLKGPKEVIKLTKRQSEENENVESSIGVHLTEDGKELEVCCHDNETNDQMNHDILWGYLRSLDRRCSW, encoded by the coding sequence ATGTTTTTGCAACTTGTACTTTGCTGTGTTGTATATGGCATGGTGGCGAATGAGTTTGCCTTGCTTATGGATAAAATTCTTAACTGTTGTTATTTAAATTGTGGACCAGCGGTTGACGTTGGGAATATTATAGAAATAGAAGAAGTGGTTCGGGAGACAACTCTCAACCCCGTCAAGAGCAGTAGCAGGATGTCAGGATTGCCCGCTGATGATGCAGACGGAGCAGTGATCTGCAGGCAGTACAACCGAATGATGGCTGAACTACAGGACGTTAAACAAGAGCTTAAAGAACTGAAACTAGAGAAGGaagcaagagatgaaaatgaacgaaaggCGCTTGAGGCACTGCGGGAGAAATTCGTGGATAAAGAAGAAAAGCTGGTAGCTGAGTATGAGAAGAAGATCTTTGTGATGGACGACAAAATAGAGGACTTGTTACAGATTAAAAAGGAATGCCTCCAGGAAAATAAACACCTGAAAGACCAAGTAAAAGCTTTAAATGAAAGGCTCGAAAGTGAGAAGATGATGAAAGGCGCTGCTGAGGCCATGTTGATCGAATACAAGTCGGAAAATAAGCTGGTAGCTGAATATGAAAAGAAGATCTTTTTGATGGACGACAAAATAGAGGACTTGTTACAGCTGAAAAAGGAATGCCTCCGGGAAAATAAGCAGCTGAAAGACcaagtaaaagttttaaatgaaaggCTCGAAAGTCAGATGATGAAAGGCCCCGCTGAGCCCATGTTGACGGAATACAAGTCGGAAAACAAGCTGGTAGCTGAATATGAGAAGAAGATCTTATCGATGGACGACAAAATAGAGGACTTGttacgaatgaaaaaggaatgcCTCCAGGAAAATAAGCAGCTGAAAGACCaagtaaaaactttaaatgaaaGGCTCGAACGTGAGAAGATGATGAAGGGCGCTGCTGAGGCCACGTTGACGGAATACAAGTCGGAAAACAAGCTGGTAGCTGAATATGAGAAGAAGATCTTTTTGATGGATGACAAAATACAGGACTTGTTACGAATGAAAAACGAATGCCTCCATGAAAAGAAGCAATTGGAAAACCAAGTGAGAGCTTTAGATGGAAGGACTGAAAAGGACCAGTTGCTGAAGGGCCCTAAGGAGGTCATAAAGCTAACGAAACGTCAATCAGAGGAAAATGAGAACGTGGAAAGTAGTATCGGAGTTCATTTGACTGAAGACGGCAAAGAACTGGAGGTGTGCTGTCATGATAATGAAACAAACGATCAAATGAACCATGACATTTTGTGGGGCTACTTGAGATCTCTTGATCGGAGATGTTCTTGGTAA